The Microbacterium sp. LWO12-1.2 genome includes a window with the following:
- a CDS encoding serine hydrolase, producing MGAPKPSVPDPANGSEAALRRSQRTGRRLPRRAAVGRRSFTSTLRALEALVDSGAQVSVHVVDLDSHEHVLSGDDHVTMPIAGLGVVPLLIEVASGFESGELDPLEIIERTNIDAVSTSGLWRHLHAPALPLEDLAVLAATAGDPIAVNALLQRVGHDRVRERIESLGLRRTALLDRFRDERGPDDAPQVAVGTTRELAGLFSALVNSAVVDAAVSAQVSEWLSLNQDLSLVAASTGLDPFAHEHDAHGLLFVNKTGRDRGVRAEAGVLAGPRAGIAYSLIVCFDDLSITHRLRAHDAFRVLGVELMEYTH from the coding sequence GTGGGCGCGCCCAAACCCTCGGTCCCTGACCCCGCCAACGGGTCTGAGGCCGCCCTGCGCCGCTCTCAGCGCACCGGTCGGCGCCTTCCGCGGCGGGCCGCCGTGGGTCGTCGATCGTTCACCTCGACGCTGCGTGCGCTGGAAGCTCTCGTGGACTCCGGGGCCCAGGTCTCGGTGCACGTCGTCGACCTCGACAGCCACGAGCACGTGCTGTCGGGCGACGACCACGTCACGATGCCCATCGCCGGGCTCGGTGTCGTCCCGCTGCTGATCGAGGTGGCCTCCGGGTTCGAGAGCGGCGAGCTCGACCCGCTCGAGATCATCGAGCGCACGAACATCGATGCGGTCTCGACATCGGGACTGTGGCGGCATCTGCATGCGCCCGCGTTGCCGCTCGAAGATCTGGCCGTGCTGGCGGCGACGGCGGGCGACCCGATCGCCGTGAACGCGCTGCTGCAGAGGGTCGGGCACGATCGGGTGCGCGAGCGCATCGAATCGCTGGGGCTGCGCCGCACGGCGCTGCTCGACCGGTTCCGCGACGAGCGCGGGCCGGATGACGCCCCGCAGGTCGCGGTCGGCACCACGCGCGAGTTGGCCGGCCTGTTCTCGGCCCTCGTGAACTCCGCAGTGGTCGACGCCGCAGTGAGCGCCCAGGTGTCGGAGTGGCTCAGCCTGAATCAGGACCTGAGCCTGGTCGCGGCATCCACGGGACTCGATCCCTTCGCGCACGAGCATGACGCGCACGGTCTGCTGTTCGTGAACAAGACCGGACGCGACCGTGGTGTGCGCGCTGAGGCCGGCGTGCTGGCCGGACCCCGCGCCGGCATCGCCTACTCGCTCATCGTCTGCTTCGACGACCTGTCGATCACGCACCGCCTGCGCGCGCACGACGCCTTCCGCGTGCTGGGCGTCGAGCTCATGGAGTACACGCACTGA
- a CDS encoding M13 family metallopeptidase, with protein sequence MTDVLPAGLATDEFSSDIRPQDDLYRHVNGAWLARTEIPGDKARWGSFHLLAEQAEADVRAIIEESQDAEPGTLAGKIGGLFASFMDTERIAAAGATPLAETLAEIEAIDDIPAFLRTVGAYDRDGRAHLIGFYVDGDPGNPERYVPVVVQSGLSLPDESYFRLDTFADTRAAYRAHLERLLALAGIADAASTADRAIALETELAGHHWDNVRSRDAVATYNLKTWDEIQALAGVDLAPWRDAVAPSNPDAFAEVVVSQPSFVEGLGSLLTSERLDDWKAWLRAQVVHAAAPYLTDDFVQENFSFYGTELTGVPSIRERWKRGVSVTESALGEAIGKVYVERHYPPTAKAAMDELVANLIEAYRQSITDLEWMTAETRERALAKLDSFTPKIGHPEVWRDYSSLVIDRADLFGNVRRAAIFEHDRHVDKVGKPIDRTEWHMPPQMVNAYYNPSMNEIVFPAAILQYPFFDAGRDAAANYGGIGAVIGHEIGHGFDDQGSRYDGDGRLQDWWTDADRAAFEERTKALIAQYDELVPEGLDPEHHVNGALTIGENIGDLGGLGIALKAYELSLNGAEAPVIDGYTGVQRLLLSWAQVWQQKSRDAETLRLLTIDPHSPNEFRCNQIVRNIDAFYDAFDVAEKDALWLPAESRVTIW encoded by the coding sequence ATGACTGACGTTCTCCCCGCAGGCCTGGCCACCGACGAGTTCAGCTCCGACATCCGTCCGCAGGACGATCTGTACCGCCACGTCAACGGCGCGTGGCTCGCACGCACCGAGATCCCGGGCGACAAGGCCCGGTGGGGCTCGTTCCATCTGCTCGCCGAGCAGGCCGAGGCCGACGTCCGCGCCATCATCGAGGAGTCGCAGGATGCCGAGCCCGGCACTCTCGCGGGCAAGATCGGCGGGCTGTTCGCGAGCTTCATGGACACCGAGCGCATCGCCGCGGCCGGTGCCACCCCGCTCGCCGAGACCCTCGCCGAGATCGAGGCGATCGACGACATCCCCGCGTTCCTCCGCACGGTGGGCGCCTACGACCGCGACGGTCGCGCGCACCTGATCGGCTTCTATGTCGACGGTGACCCCGGCAACCCCGAGCGGTACGTGCCGGTGGTCGTGCAGTCCGGCCTGTCGCTGCCCGACGAGAGCTACTTCCGCCTCGACACGTTCGCCGACACCCGTGCCGCCTACCGCGCGCACCTCGAGCGCCTGCTGGCGCTGGCCGGCATCGCCGACGCGGCCTCGACGGCCGACCGCGCGATCGCGCTCGAGACCGAGCTCGCCGGGCACCACTGGGACAACGTGCGCAGCCGCGACGCGGTCGCGACCTACAACCTGAAGACCTGGGACGAGATCCAGGCGCTCGCCGGCGTCGACCTCGCGCCGTGGCGTGACGCGGTCGCGCCGTCGAACCCCGACGCCTTCGCAGAGGTCGTGGTGTCGCAGCCGAGCTTCGTCGAGGGGCTCGGCTCGCTCCTGACCTCCGAGCGCCTCGATGACTGGAAGGCGTGGCTGCGCGCGCAGGTCGTGCATGCGGCGGCTCCCTACCTGACGGATGACTTCGTGCAGGAGAACTTCTCGTTCTACGGCACCGAGCTCACGGGTGTCCCTTCGATCCGCGAGCGCTGGAAGCGCGGCGTCTCGGTCACCGAGAGCGCCCTCGGCGAGGCCATCGGCAAGGTCTACGTCGAGCGGCACTACCCGCCGACGGCGAAGGCCGCGATGGACGAGCTCGTCGCGAACCTGATCGAGGCCTACCGCCAGAGCATCACGGACCTGGAGTGGATGACCGCCGAGACGCGGGAGCGGGCGCTCGCCAAGCTCGACTCGTTCACACCCAAGATCGGTCACCCCGAGGTGTGGCGCGACTACTCCAGCCTCGTGATCGATCGTGCCGACCTGTTCGGCAACGTGCGCCGCGCCGCGATCTTCGAGCACGACCGGCACGTCGACAAGGTCGGCAAGCCGATCGACCGCACCGAGTGGCACATGCCTCCGCAGATGGTCAACGCGTACTACAACCCGTCGATGAACGAGATCGTGTTCCCCGCGGCCATCCTGCAGTACCCGTTCTTCGACGCCGGTCGTGACGCCGCAGCCAACTACGGCGGCATCGGCGCGGTCATCGGTCACGAGATCGGCCACGGTTTCGACGACCAGGGCAGCCGCTACGACGGCGACGGACGTCTGCAGGACTGGTGGACGGATGCCGACCGTGCCGCGTTCGAGGAGCGCACCAAGGCGCTCATCGCGCAGTACGACGAGCTGGTCCCCGAGGGGCTCGACCCGGAGCACCACGTCAACGGTGCGCTCACGATCGGCGAGAACATCGGCGACCTGGGTGGACTGGGCATCGCGCTCAAGGCCTACGAGCTGTCGTTGAACGGTGCCGAGGCGCCGGTCATCGACGGCTACACCGGCGTGCAGCGACTGCTGCTCTCCTGGGCGCAGGTCTGGCAGCAGAAGAGCCGCGACGCCGAGACCCTGCGTCTGCTGACCATCGACCCGCACTCGCCGAACGAGTTCCGCTGCAACCAGATCGTGCGCAACATCGACGCCTTCTACGACGCGTTCGACGTGGCCGAGAAAGATGCCCTGTGGTTGCCCGCGGAGTCGCGGGTGACCATCTGGTGA
- a CDS encoding DUF1992 domain-containing protein, with amino-acid sequence MTDPREAAARYRAQQHGDGDDEGGAPPGIAAAVDRAAFIETAIQVAIRRGDFDDLPGAGKPLEGLGTHHDPDWWIRRKIETENLTGLGPPAILLRSEDKGLDAELDLLGREADVRAVLEDFNRRVREARRQLQGGPPVVTSPRDIDAEVAAWSARRSARAASASASEEPAQPRRRFGIRRRE; translated from the coding sequence ATGACCGATCCCCGCGAAGCCGCAGCCCGGTACCGCGCGCAGCAGCACGGCGACGGAGATGACGAGGGCGGTGCACCGCCGGGGATCGCCGCGGCCGTCGACAGGGCCGCGTTCATCGAGACCGCGATCCAGGTGGCGATCCGCCGCGGGGACTTCGACGATCTGCCCGGCGCGGGCAAACCACTCGAGGGACTCGGCACGCACCACGACCCGGACTGGTGGATCCGCCGCAAGATCGAGACCGAGAATCTCACCGGACTCGGTCCGCCCGCGATCCTGTTGAGATCCGAGGACAAGGGACTCGACGCCGAACTCGACCTGTTGGGCCGAGAGGCCGACGTGCGTGCGGTGCTGGAGGACTTCAACCGCCGCGTGCGCGAGGCGCGGCGTCAGCTGCAGGGCGGCCCACCGGTCGTGACCTCGCCGCGCGACATCGACGCCGAGGTCGCGGCCTGGTCCGCACGCCGTTCGGCCCGAGCCGCATCCGCATCCGCATCCGAGGAGCCCGCACAGCCCCGCCGCCGCTTCGGCATCCGTCGCCGGGAGTGA
- a CDS encoding MATE family efflux transporter: MTARISLNREILRLAVPALGALIAEPAFLIVDAALVGHLGTTPLAGLGIAGAILQTIVGLMVFLAYSTTPAVARQFGAGQPGDAVSVGINGMWLALGLGAVLAVIGAVSSPWLVSLFGAGDAVSSQANDYLVISMWGLPAMLIVFAATGLLRGMQDTVTPLWIAGLGFGANALLNVLFIYGFGWGIAGSAAGTITAQWGMVAAYALVIRRLATKHSASLRAQRDGLRNSARSGGWLFLRTVSLRVALLATVGIATGLGTSELAGWQIVFTIFSAAAFALDALAIAAQALIGKELGAGDEQQVRRVLGRTVAWGAWFGVIVGGLIAALSGVLGIVFTGDPAVAELVQPALIVLAVAQPVAGVVFVLDGVLMGANDARYLAIAGGLNLVPFLPALWIIAAVGVDGSAGLIWLSLAFFGVYLLARLATLGWRVRSGRWLSAAA; encoded by the coding sequence ATGACCGCGCGCATCTCCCTCAACCGAGAGATCCTGCGGCTCGCCGTCCCCGCGCTCGGCGCACTGATCGCCGAGCCGGCGTTCCTGATCGTCGATGCTGCACTGGTCGGCCACCTCGGCACCACCCCACTGGCCGGCCTCGGCATCGCCGGCGCGATCCTGCAGACGATCGTCGGGCTCATGGTGTTCCTCGCCTATTCGACGACACCCGCCGTGGCGCGCCAGTTCGGTGCCGGACAGCCAGGAGATGCGGTCTCGGTCGGCATCAACGGCATGTGGCTCGCGCTCGGACTGGGCGCCGTGCTCGCGGTGATCGGCGCGGTGTCATCCCCCTGGCTCGTGTCGCTCTTCGGCGCGGGCGACGCCGTCTCCTCCCAGGCGAACGACTACCTCGTGATCTCGATGTGGGGCCTGCCCGCGATGCTGATCGTGTTCGCGGCGACCGGACTGCTGCGTGGCATGCAGGACACGGTCACGCCGCTGTGGATCGCCGGGCTCGGGTTCGGCGCGAACGCGCTGCTCAACGTGCTCTTCATCTACGGCTTCGGCTGGGGCATCGCCGGGTCGGCCGCCGGAACCATCACGGCACAGTGGGGCATGGTCGCCGCCTACGCGCTCGTCATCCGCCGCCTGGCGACGAAGCACAGCGCCTCGTTGCGCGCCCAGCGCGACGGACTGCGCAACTCCGCCCGCTCGGGTGGGTGGCTGTTCCTGCGCACGGTGAGCCTGAGGGTCGCGCTGCTCGCCACGGTCGGGATCGCCACCGGCCTCGGCACCTCGGAGCTCGCGGGCTGGCAGATCGTCTTCACGATCTTCTCGGCTGCGGCGTTCGCGCTCGATGCACTCGCGATCGCCGCGCAGGCGCTGATCGGCAAGGAGCTCGGCGCAGGAGACGAGCAGCAGGTGCGCCGTGTGCTCGGACGAACCGTCGCCTGGGGAGCCTGGTTCGGCGTCATCGTGGGCGGCCTGATCGCCGCGCTCTCCGGCGTGCTCGGCATCGTGTTCACCGGCGACCCCGCCGTGGCGGAGCTCGTGCAGCCGGCGTTGATCGTGCTCGCGGTCGCCCAGCCCGTCGCGGGTGTGGTGTTCGTGCTCGACGGCGTGCTCATGGGCGCGAACGACGCCCGCTACCTCGCGATCGCGGGCGGCCTGAACCTCGTGCCGTTCCTGCCCGCACTATGGATCATCGCCGCGGTGGGGGTGGACGGCAGCGCCGGACTCATCTGGCTCTCGCTGGCCTTCTTCGGCGTGTATCTGCTCGCCCGCCTGGCGACACTCGGCTGGCGGGTGCGCTCGGGCCGCTGGCTGTCGGCCGCGGCGTGA
- a CDS encoding VOC family protein, with protein sequence MVELTPIRPYLWFDDRAREAMEYYVSVFPNSSIGDVVLYPDESLSEHFEGMTGKVLNGEFTLNGVPFGCIDGGPAFRFNEAISFVIACEDQAEIDHYWAALSAVPDAEACGWCKDRFGVSWQVVPAGLDLLQQSSEQIQALMHMKKIVIADLENA encoded by the coding sequence ATGGTCGAGCTGACACCCATCCGTCCCTATCTCTGGTTCGACGATCGTGCGCGGGAAGCCATGGAGTACTACGTCTCGGTGTTTCCGAACTCGTCGATCGGCGATGTGGTGCTCTATCCGGACGAGTCACTCAGTGAGCATTTCGAGGGGATGACGGGCAAGGTGCTCAACGGCGAGTTCACCCTGAACGGGGTGCCGTTCGGGTGCATCGACGGCGGGCCGGCCTTCCGCTTCAACGAGGCGATCTCCTTCGTGATCGCGTGCGAGGACCAGGCCGAGATCGACCACTACTGGGCCGCGCTGTCCGCCGTACCCGACGCCGAGGCCTGCGGCTGGTGCAAGGACCGTTTCGGCGTCAGCTGGCAGGTCGTGCCGGCAGGACTCGACCTGCTGCAGCAGAGCTCGGAGCAGATCCAGGCGCTGATGCACATGAAGAAGATCGTGATCGCGGACCTCGAGAACGCGTGA
- a CDS encoding TrmH family RNA methyltransferase: protein MDEQTPESGTPERTTHGVGPWPGGADAWPEGEQYDPELLEVGDTRNVIDRYRYWRMEAIVADLDTQRHPFHVAIENWQHDMNIGSIVRSANAFLADTVHIIGRRRWNKRGAMVTDRYQHVVHHEDVETFAAWAAEAGIPIIAVDNVDGSVPVDRAELPERCVLLFGQEGPGLSAEALAAASGHVEITQYGSTRSINASAAAAVIMYEWCRRFAR, encoded by the coding sequence ATGGATGAGCAGACGCCCGAGAGCGGCACGCCCGAGCGCACCACCCATGGCGTCGGACCCTGGCCGGGCGGCGCGGACGCCTGGCCCGAGGGGGAGCAGTACGACCCCGAACTGCTCGAGGTCGGAGACACCCGTAACGTGATCGATCGCTACCGCTACTGGCGGATGGAGGCCATCGTCGCGGACCTCGACACGCAACGGCATCCGTTCCACGTCGCGATCGAGAACTGGCAGCACGACATGAACATCGGCTCGATCGTGCGCAGTGCCAATGCGTTCCTCGCCGACACCGTGCACATCATCGGCCGCCGCCGCTGGAACAAGCGCGGCGCGATGGTCACCGACCGATACCAGCACGTCGTGCACCACGAAGACGTCGAGACCTTCGCCGCCTGGGCCGCGGAAGCGGGCATCCCGATCATCGCTGTCGACAACGTCGATGGGTCGGTGCCGGTCGACAGGGCCGAGCTCCCCGAGCGCTGCGTGCTGCTGTTCGGACAGGAAGGACCGGGGCTGTCGGCGGAGGCGCTCGCCGCGGCATCCGGCCACGTCGAGATCACGCAGTACGGTTCGACGCGGTCGATCAACGCCAGCGCCGCCGCCGCCGTGATCATGTACGAATGGTGCCGCCGCTTCGCACGCTGA
- a CDS encoding Nramp family divalent metal transporter produces the protein MPKNSELAEAPVTRTTPPRSLWLLGPALVAGVAYLDPGNVASNMTAGAQYGYLLVWVVVAGNVMAWLIQYLSAKLGVVTGQSLPEVLGSRIRSRWARRSYWLQAELVAMATDLAEVIGGAVALNLLFNVPLLLGGLITGAVSMILLAVQSRRGPRHFEFVIIGLMAIITIGFVAGVFVAPPDPAGVVGGLVPRFEGTGSVLLAASILGATIMPHAIYAHSALSRDRFGASSPKNQAPDAAAEAVRTDVSRIRRLLTATRWDVSIAMVIAGSVNLGILLLAAANLAGVEGTDSLEGAHAALAAGLGPVVATFFAVGLLASGLASTSVGAYAGAEIMHGLLHVRVPLLARRLVTLIPALVILGIGVDPTLALVLSQVVLSFGIPFALIPLVALTAQRRTLGVWANRVWTTAAGVIASVLLIALNGALLWLVLTGA, from the coding sequence ATGCCTAAAAATTCCGAGCTCGCCGAGGCGCCCGTGACACGCACCACCCCACCCCGCAGCCTGTGGCTGTTGGGGCCCGCACTCGTGGCGGGCGTCGCATACCTCGACCCCGGCAACGTCGCCAGCAACATGACCGCAGGTGCGCAGTACGGCTACCTGCTGGTCTGGGTCGTCGTCGCCGGCAACGTGATGGCCTGGCTGATCCAGTACCTCTCGGCCAAGCTCGGGGTGGTCACCGGACAGAGCCTTCCCGAGGTGCTGGGCTCGCGCATCCGCAGCCGCTGGGCGCGACGCTCCTACTGGCTGCAGGCCGAACTGGTCGCGATGGCCACCGACCTCGCCGAGGTGATCGGTGGCGCTGTCGCGCTGAACCTGCTGTTCAACGTGCCGCTGCTGCTCGGCGGCCTCATCACCGGGGCCGTGTCCATGATCCTCCTCGCCGTGCAGAGCCGACGGGGACCGCGGCATTTCGAGTTCGTCATCATCGGTCTCATGGCGATCATCACGATCGGCTTCGTCGCCGGCGTCTTCGTCGCGCCCCCGGACCCTGCGGGCGTGGTGGGAGGCCTCGTCCCCCGCTTCGAGGGCACCGGATCCGTGCTGCTCGCCGCATCCATCCTCGGCGCGACGATCATGCCGCACGCGATCTACGCGCACTCCGCACTCAGCCGCGACCGGTTCGGCGCGTCGTCGCCGAAGAACCAGGCTCCGGATGCCGCCGCCGAGGCCGTGCGCACCGACGTCTCGCGCATCCGCCGCCTGCTCACGGCGACCCGGTGGGACGTGTCGATCGCGATGGTCATCGCCGGCTCGGTGAACCTCGGGATCCTGCTGCTGGCCGCCGCGAACCTCGCCGGCGTCGAGGGGACGGACTCGCTCGAGGGCGCCCATGCCGCACTCGCCGCCGGACTCGGCCCGGTCGTGGCGACGTTCTTCGCGGTCGGGCTGCTCGCCTCCGGTCTCGCCTCGACCTCGGTCGGCGCGTATGCCGGCGCCGAGATCATGCACGGGCTGCTGCACGTGCGCGTCCCGCTGCTCGCCCGCCGGCTGGTGACCCTCATCCCCGCGCTCGTGATCCTCGGCATCGGCGTCGACCCGACGCTCGCGCTCGTGCTCAGCCAGGTCGTGCTGTCGTTCGGCATCCCGTTCGCGCTGATCCCGCTGGTCGCGCTGACGGCGCAGCGCCGCACGCTGGGCGTGTGGGCGAACCGGGTGTGGACGACCGCCGCCGGCGTGATCGCCTCGGTGCTGCTGATCGCTCTCAACGGCGCCCTGCTCTGGCTGGTGCTCACGGGCGCCTGA
- a CDS encoding metal-dependent transcriptional regulator, whose translation MASPAADDYLKTVYAHTEWQDVPITPSVLAAKLGIAPSSVTEMVKKLAAAGLVSHVPYGAVRLTDAGTRRALAMVRRHRLIETWLVREFDYGWHEVHDEAEVLEHTISDRLLEGIDTRLGRPRFDPHGDAIPDADGHVEREPFVLLADAAVGHVGRVLRVDDRDPEILRAVEAAGIAVGVDVSVTPGGFSVDGRQAEIAHAADVIWLTA comes from the coding sequence GTGGCATCCCCGGCAGCAGACGACTACCTCAAGACCGTCTACGCGCACACCGAATGGCAGGACGTCCCGATCACCCCCTCGGTGCTCGCCGCGAAGCTGGGCATCGCTCCCTCGTCGGTGACCGAGATGGTGAAGAAGCTCGCCGCTGCGGGTCTCGTCTCGCACGTTCCCTACGGCGCGGTGCGGTTGACGGATGCCGGCACGCGCCGCGCACTCGCGATGGTGCGCCGCCACCGGCTGATCGAGACCTGGCTGGTGCGCGAGTTCGACTACGGCTGGCACGAGGTGCACGACGAAGCCGAGGTGCTGGAGCACACCATCAGCGACCGGCTGCTCGAAGGCATCGATACGCGCCTGGGCCGCCCGCGGTTCGACCCGCACGGCGATGCCATCCCCGATGCCGACGGCCATGTCGAGCGCGAACCGTTCGTGCTGCTCGCTGATGCCGCGGTGGGTCACGTCGGGCGCGTGCTGCGCGTCGACGACCGCGACCCCGAGATCCTGCGCGCGGTCGAGGCCGCGGGGATCGCGGTGGGCGTCGACGTGTCGGTGACCCCTGGCGGCTTCTCGGTCGACGGCAGGCAGGCCGAGATCGCACACGCGGCTGATGTGATCTGGCTCACCGCCTGA
- a CDS encoding glycoside hydrolase family 10 protein produces MSKLIATHLIEDSMLRRSAAALTAALLLVGIPTAGIAATDEELLYKYVKDATGAYGYSDTPVSTYPGSGQQVSVPSTLAPENRRFSSAWVATIANLNFGKPTGAADFDAKYDTVLDDFESWNMNAVIFQVRPLLDAYYPSELNPWSEFLTGAQGVDPGYDPLARAVEATHARGMEFHAWLNPYRVTNTKMTAASTLTALGMTAVEVKALSIPDYVAALNDAGILADDNYAVLHPEAVLSFDEKLFLDPGLPTVRTYVADTVAEIVENYDVDAIHFDDYFYPYRITVDGVNVLFGAAGEDRATFEEFGLTAGYADTAAGIEEWRRDNITALVTDVGDTIDAHNDATGAAVQLGVSPFGIWEHQALNPAGSHTPTGSSQTYSSTVFADTRGWVQDELVDYLTPQIYWSFDQAAAPYGELAQWWSDTAAESRTQVYVGHALYKHVNNGGWEQAWMNPEEVPNQIRFNQKLDGIDGSVLFSYNDMKPSDVAALPADQRPRHEAKNTAIELLKAEAFAAPTIVPAKPWLSDGAVASPLDATVEDGTLTWKAGDAGEARQYAIYRGTGTPAEVVATGGSLVDTVWAGGEGQFDYPLPATALAAEGETWVVTALDAAAVESSPVAAAVPTDPTDPTDPTDPTNPTDPTDPTGPATGSGSAGGGTGAKGDLASTGGSVPSAALFAGVGLLAAGGVAAGVAAARRRRQRTE; encoded by the coding sequence ATGTCGAAACTCATTGCCACACACCTGATCGAGGACTCGATGTTGAGAAGATCTGCCGCCGCCCTGACCGCCGCCCTCCTGCTCGTGGGCATCCCCACCGCCGGCATCGCCGCCACGGATGAGGAGTTGCTCTACAAGTACGTGAAGGACGCGACCGGCGCCTACGGCTACAGCGACACCCCCGTCTCCACCTACCCGGGCTCGGGCCAGCAGGTATCGGTCCCCTCGACGCTCGCACCGGAGAACCGACGATTCTCGAGCGCATGGGTCGCCACGATCGCGAACCTCAACTTCGGAAAGCCCACGGGGGCGGCCGACTTCGATGCGAAGTACGACACCGTGCTCGACGATTTCGAGTCCTGGAACATGAACGCCGTGATCTTCCAGGTGCGCCCGCTGCTCGATGCCTACTACCCCTCTGAACTCAACCCGTGGTCGGAGTTCCTCACCGGCGCGCAGGGCGTCGACCCCGGATACGACCCGCTCGCCCGCGCGGTCGAAGCCACCCACGCCCGCGGCATGGAGTTCCACGCATGGCTCAACCCCTACCGGGTCACGAACACGAAGATGACAGCCGCATCGACTCTCACCGCGCTCGGCATGACGGCGGTCGAGGTGAAAGCGCTCAGCATCCCCGACTACGTGGCGGCCCTGAACGATGCCGGCATCCTGGCCGACGACAACTACGCCGTGCTGCACCCCGAGGCGGTGCTCTCCTTCGACGAGAAGCTCTTCCTCGACCCCGGGCTGCCCACCGTGCGCACCTACGTCGCCGACACCGTGGCCGAGATCGTCGAGAACTACGACGTCGATGCCATCCACTTCGACGACTACTTCTACCCGTACCGGATCACCGTCGACGGCGTGAACGTGCTCTTCGGCGCCGCCGGTGAGGACCGTGCCACTTTCGAGGAGTTCGGCCTGACCGCCGGATACGCCGACACGGCCGCCGGCATCGAGGAGTGGCGCCGCGACAACATCACCGCCCTCGTGACCGACGTGGGCGACACGATCGATGCACACAACGACGCGACCGGCGCAGCCGTGCAGCTCGGCGTGAGTCCGTTCGGAATCTGGGAGCACCAGGCCCTGAACCCCGCAGGATCGCACACCCCGACCGGCTCTTCTCAGACCTACAGCAGCACGGTGTTCGCCGACACCCGCGGCTGGGTGCAGGACGAGCTGGTCGACTACCTCACCCCGCAGATCTACTGGAGCTTCGATCAGGCAGCCGCACCCTACGGCGAACTGGCGCAGTGGTGGAGCGATACGGCTGCCGAGAGCCGCACCCAGGTGTACGTGGGTCACGCGCTCTACAAGCACGTCAACAACGGCGGCTGGGAGCAGGCATGGATGAACCCGGAGGAGGTGCCGAACCAGATCCGCTTCAACCAGAAGCTCGACGGGATCGACGGCAGCGTGCTCTTCAGCTACAACGACATGAAGCCCAGTGACGTCGCCGCGCTCCCCGCCGATCAGCGGCCTCGCCACGAGGCGAAGAACACCGCGATCGAGTTGCTGAAAGCGGAGGCGTTCGCCGCACCCACCATCGTTCCGGCCAAGCCGTGGTTGTCCGACGGAGCAGTGGCCTCGCCCCTCGACGCCACCGTGGAGGACGGAACGCTTACGTGGAAGGCCGGCGATGCCGGCGAGGCGCGGCAGTACGCGATCTATCGGGGCACCGGCACCCCGGCAGAGGTCGTGGCCACCGGGGGCTCGCTCGTCGACACGGTCTGGGCGGGAGGAGAGGGGCAGTTCGACTACCCCCTTCCCGCCACCGCGCTCGCTGCCGAGGGCGAGACCTGGGTGGTCACCGCGCTGGATGCCGCTGCGGTCGAGAGTTCACCGGTCGCCGCCGCAGTCCCCACCGACCCGACCGACCCCACTGACCCCACGGACCCGACGAACCCGACCGACCCGACGGATCCGACCGGCCCTGCGACGGGTTCGGGCAGCGCGGGCGGCGGCACGGGCGCGAAGGGCGATCTTGCGAGCACGGGTGGATCCGTACCGTCCGCTGCGCTGTTCGCTGGCGTGGGCCTGCTCGCCGCCGGAGGCGTGGCGGCAGGTGTCGCCGCCGCACGCCGACGCCGCCAGCGCACGGAGTGA
- a CDS encoding HAD-IIA family hydrolase, translated as MAHRDDIECWLTDMDGVLVHENDAIPGASEMLAGWERNDIPYLVLTNNSIFTARDLSARLRSSGLVVPEERIWTSALATADFLAQQLPGGSAFVIGEAGILTALHEAGFIMTETKPDFVVVGETRNYSFEAITKAIRHINAGSRFIVTNPDATGPSAEGPMPATGAIAALITKATGKEPYVVGKPNPMMFRSALNKIGAHSKKTGMIGDRMDTDIVAGIEAGLHTILVLTGISDQAEIEKYPFRPDEIVDSVADLLPTVTGTIPTLDED; from the coding sequence ATGGCACACCGCGACGACATCGAATGCTGGCTCACCGACATGGACGGCGTGCTCGTCCATGAGAACGACGCCATCCCCGGCGCGTCCGAGATGCTCGCCGGGTGGGAGCGCAACGACATCCCCTATCTGGTGCTGACCAACAACTCGATCTTCACTGCGCGCGACCTCTCGGCCCGCCTGCGCTCGAGCGGACTCGTCGTGCCCGAGGAGCGCATCTGGACCTCCGCGCTCGCCACCGCCGACTTCCTCGCCCAGCAGCTGCCGGGCGGCTCCGCATTCGTGATCGGCGAGGCCGGCATCCTCACCGCACTGCACGAGGCCGGGTTCATCATGACCGAGACCAAGCCGGACTTCGTGGTCGTGGGCGAGACCCGCAACTACTCGTTCGAGGCGATCACCAAGGCCATCCGCCACATCAACGCGGGCTCGCGCTTCATCGTCACGAACCCCGACGCCACCGGCCCCAGCGCCGAGGGACCGATGCCGGCGACCGGCGCGATCGCCGCGCTCATCACCAAGGCCACCGGCAAGGAACCGTACGTGGTCGGCAAGCCGAACCCGATGATGTTCCGTTCGGCGCTGAACAAGATCGGCGCGCACTCGAAGAAGACCGGCATGATCGGCGACCGCATGGACACCGACATCGTCGCCGGCATCGAGGCAGGGCTGCACACGATCCTGGTGCTCACCGGCATCAGCGATCAGGCCGAGATCGAGAAGTACCCGTTCCGCCCCGATGAGATCGTCGACTCGGTCGCGGATCTGCTGCCCACCGTCACCGGCACGATCCCGACGCTCGACGAGGACTGA